The following nucleotide sequence is from Cicer arietinum cultivar CDC Frontier isolate Library 1 chromosome 2, Cicar.CDCFrontier_v2.0, whole genome shotgun sequence.
tatattaatattaatagtttgaatatattaatattaatattcaaaataagGTTGTTATAATCAGGAATAGAGAGTAttcaaactattttaaaaattaatattaatatatttttaggcAATgcagattaattttttttaaacttttcgCTTTAATTATTAGAACTCATCATATTTGTCTACTAATTAATGTTTTCACcattacaattaaattaaaaattatgtatatttaGGAACAGTTTTGTTTGTCAATGCTTATATTTAAGGGACCAAGAGTATTTTATGAGACATGGCAATTAATATGCGAGAAATAGATTACTAAAATCATAGTTAGTTGCAAGCAACGTAAGAGGAAATAATTTTGTAGGACAGTCACATGGGCGTATTTGGTTTAGTTCAATAAGGACCCATCTTGTCCTTTGTTTATTCACGTGTagcctcttttttttttttctctttttgctttttttttttttttttttttttttttttttttttttttttctgaacgCCACATAGCAACTTTATCTTCTTTGCAAATCTCTAAAAGAATTCTTAGCCCCATGtcaattttgtgatttttttttttcatttttaaaatatatattgatttttttaataagacaTATTTTATGTGAATAATTGTTATAgcgaaaaataaaatattattaatgaaaatacaattttaaattaaataaaatgatttttttttacatttacaaaaatatagacaagacaataaaagaaaaaaaaaagtaaataattatttacttttaaagtcTCGTTTAACTATCCTAACAGATTAATGTCTTAAGGGTATTGATTAATGAATCTATAAAAGAAAATGTTGTTTTAGAAATAcaagttaaatatttatcaaagaaATAAACGTATcatttttcatacaaaaatgtACTAATGACATttattgacatttttctttaaatacaaACTTATTTTAcgttttatttagaaaatttgGTAATCAGTTAGGCTGAGATTTAAGCAAAAAtccataatttaattattattaagaatTTTGGTTAATACTAATTCGTCTCTAAGTACATGATTTGTTagtcaaatcataaaaattaaaaaaattgataataattttaaatttatttacgagttatattattttatatgtttaaacTTAGAAGAGAGAGTTAATTTACGTTTGCATTGTAAATAAATGGACTGAATTTAAATTGAGAAGCATAaagttcaaataaaattatattcccCTTGCAGGGAGGTGAATGAGGAATATGGAAAGTACCTACGTGGAGTGGCAGACACACTATTCAAAAGCATGTCAATTGGGCTTGGGCTTGAAGAACATGAACTGAAGGAAGCTGCAGGTGGAGATGACATGATTTACAGATTGAAAATCAACTACTATCCACCTTGTCCATGTCCTGATCTCGTCCTAGGTGTTCCAGCACACACAGACATGTCTTACTTGACCATTCTCGTCCCCAACGAGGTTCAGGGACTTCAAGCTTCTAGAGATGGTCAATGGTATGATGTTAAGTATGTCCCTAATGCTCTTGTCATTCATATTGGCGACCAAATTGAGGTATGTATGTACATATAAAATATCTTGCAATATTGTCTGTTCATGAAATTATGTGTCTCAATTTGTTTTGGTTATGCTAGAATGCAAAATTTCTATCTTAATCATTAAGATTAACGTTTGTCCTATGAAAGTCATTAGTATAGTGTTTTTTTTAGTAAAGAGTTGTTCAGGGTCTTTCGatattcaaacaaattttttttgaggTACTCACAAATTAGTCactaataaaattttcaaatcgACATAAGAAGTTGAACATAAACTTTTATGAATGTGTCAATTCCTTATTAACTTAATCAATCTTGATTAAAATCATggtttttttaatgatattttttgaCATTGTTGAAACtccaaataattgaattttattttgagaaatattagtaacatattttttaacacGTATTTTTCAACTCGCTCTTTTCTATTGGTTAAAATTCACattggaattttttttcatgtaaatcctctttttttaaaaaactctcTATTATCTcctacattaaaatttatatattaaaatgtcctactttttgtttttatcttttgtAGGCTGCATCCCCACCATACGATCACCTGaagataaattttgttttttttttcttttctgcaGTAGGTGGTCGCATCCCAGAAATGCGACGATCTATAACCTTCAATTTGATCTTAATCTCCTAGggatgttaaaataaaataaaataaaaattaaaaggttaTTGATGCAATTTCCTAGTACAGAAAAATATCATCATTCATATGATCGTAGGACGTAAATGCGACATTCTGAAGGTCAAAATTATAtagtattttgatatataaatttaaatgtaagGTATAATTAAaagtcttttttaaaaaaataatatacataaagaaaaaaaacttcaCATTGGTTCCACCAAATTATGAGCTCCATTTAAATTTGGTGGAACCTATACAAAtttcaaatcaataaaaaaattgtggaaaaatatatgttaaataatatGTTGTTAAAATGTCCTTCTATCTTCTATGTGAATAGAGAAGAAAAAGAGGTTAGAGTCCACTAGGGCCAACTAGAATTAGGCAATGGGCTATATTGGACTgaacaaataaaatgaatttgaactTTGAAAAAAGAGTTCTATTATTTCAAATATGGGTTCCACCATATTAAATGTAACTGCAATTATCAGCCAAACTATATTTATGAGACGATGTGGATGGTTGTTCTTAccaaatattgatatttaaaaaaaaaatcatgaaataGAGTCGatattattttacatatatagaaactattatttcattttattttattttattttatggtgaTGAAGATATTGAGCAATGGGAATTATAAAGCCGTATTGCACAGAACAACGGTGAACAAAGATGAGACAAGAATGTCGTGGCCAGTATTCATTGAGCCCAAAGAAGATCACGAAGTTGGTCCACACCCAAAGTTGATTAACCAAGACAATCCACCAAAGTACAAAACCAAGAAATATAAGGATTATGCTTATTGTAAGCTTAATAAGATCCCTCAGTAAACGAAGCAGGCTCTActtcaaaataatttagtaGACATTAATTAAGTGTCACACAATCAAAACATTTGTGCTTGTCttgtttatttttagttttttgttaAACGTTGTATTggttctttttaatatttaattagtgATCATGTGTTGTGTCAAAAAGCAAATAAAACAAATGATGATGTGCATTTtggaatgaaaataaaatatgtagcAAAATTTGGATGTTGTTTATCCAATGTTGCTTTTAAACATTTTCAGTAGTCATTGTTTTTACGAGAAATCATGTTATAAATTTCATTCTGCATCAAGAGAACATTTAGAAAAGAGTTATGATATCAGTACACCCAACATTCGAAAAAAGTTGAGTAAAAACCAAATCCAGAAAAAGTGTGCCACAATTTTTTAAAGGCGAAGAAAACATGTACTAAAATAATTCACCCAAGCACAAAGTGTGCAaggataataaaaaaataaaaaaaaagtgtgcAAGGATGGATCATAAAGTAGAAGCAAAGgtaaactaaaatatttgttaCAATTTCGGCACCAGGTCCAGGCAAGTGATAAAATTCTTCACATAGATTGATGAAACTTCCACTTGCCAAATTATATTATGCAGACTAGGACCAAGTTAACTTTTTGGTTTATCAACCAAATCAGCTGAACTTAAGTTCTTTGGTTAAGTGAAtcacattttaatttatatataatttgacttgtttgattgatgagttgacttgatattttatataatatttaaataattttttttttaactagttTTATATATAGTTGAATATGCTTGTCATAGCTACATTTTTGAAGTAAAATTCAGTGTTGAACTATTGTTAATTGTATTTAGTGGAGaattatatgtaaaaaatacataattaataattatttgaaacataatgttacttaattttaatgttacatttttattttttaattaggtaattattttatctaaaaactacatttaaattactaatttaaaatgtgaaagtttttttttttttgcttttgaaTTTTGTGATTTGAGATAACGAATTGAACCGAGTTGTTCACAACCTTGAATCAAGATGAGTTCGACTCGACTCATTTTCAATATGATGAAACTAAAGAACCAACATAAAATCATCCCTACGTACATGTTATGACTAATAATACAATTGTATTTATACTATAGTTTAGAACCACTTTCCTTTTGAGTCAAAGTAGATAAGGAGTCAAGAAGAACCCTAATGAGCTTTCTTGTTGAACGAGTAAGCAATCATGTGCTCTAAGTTGTGGTAACATTTATTGATAGATCCCAAATTCGCTTTGAGAGATGCTaaatgttggaaccaagttggttttatacttagagatTTGATGATATCAATAGTATTTTATAAGAACAATattttgacttcaaagagtatgaaataagattcatatttttgaagaaattctaaaattagatttgatacaaatttataattgaagaaaatataaaataagatttaattcagatttataaattgaagaaaatccaaggtgctttgtaattcaaggtatttgaattagtggattaaagccttctgaacgaggggactggatgtagccaagttagtggtgaaccaggataaatctatgtgccaaattatttatgctttcattgtttggtGCATTTGAATtcgattgcttcttatctaagtaattcataaaaaccaaatagtcttcatcaaattagcaaaaaattatcaactttattaaacacaattcaaaccccttctcgtgtttgcaccttcaattgacATCAAAGCTCGGTCTCAAGTTTGAGCACTTTACAGTGTTGAGGaaagatccaagggttcaaCATGTCTAGATTCAGTGAATCaacaaatgaagaaattgagatattttatGACTTAACGCGATCTGATTTAATTACTGTTGTAAATAAGCTTTTGaataagaatcacaaattgtctttTATAGCTGAAAAAAAACTTAGGAAATATAATGCAAACCTAActgaaaaaattaatgttttaaagaatcaagatgctgaatttaaaatagaaagtgcaactctgaaaactgatattattggttttaaaatagaaaatgcaaaTATGAAAACTGAGATTGCTGAACTTAAAGATAAAACCTTGAAAGATATTCATGTTGAAAATACCACACgtaactctgataagcatgaTGAAGTATTCCATGATTTTCTAgctaatggtatggaaagaagcaagtattcatctatgatttatggtgttagtataaatggtaaaagaggtctaaaatttaaagaaacAGTAACTGAACCTAAACATATTCACTCTGATGTTTTGTGTACTCTTTGTTCTAAGCAAGGTCACTCTAAATTATCTTATGTcatgttaaatacaaggaaagaGAAGAAACCTTTGAAGGCTAACAAACTAGGACCTAATCGAATTTGGGTACCAAAAgacaaaattgtttatgttgcagATGTTCTAAGCAACTAAGTTGAGACACAAATCATGGCATCTGGTATGTGGATCCTAGCAACTTATGAAGGGTATAAATGTCTATGTCCCAAGACCTGACTCTAGTGGAAGAAGGATTGGTCAACGCAATACCTATCAAAACTAAAACCAGCCGATGAACCATAACTATCAGAAAAAGAACAACCATATGATGAACCAAAAAAAGCAGAAAAACCTAGAGTATCAACATAATTAAAACATGCAGAAAAATTTCACATATCAATAAAACTGGAAGTACTAGAAGAATCAAAATTACCATCAGTTCCAAAATTACCAAAGGAACCTGACGCATCAGCATAAACAAAAGTGTTAGATGAACAATCAGAATCAGAAGAATTGTCTGAACActccaatcaaattcatcaagactacaCACCTGAATGGGAATTCAAATCCCTTCACCCAAACCCTCTAATTAGGGAATATGCAAATTCATAATCTAAAAACCAGAAAGGAAGAACTAAGAGGGTTTTCAGAGTGAAATTGAAACTGTTGACATATAGGTTATgtctttctttaaatttaattattgtctgATATTATGTTTACTATGATAAAAAGAAGCTTGATCTTACAAATCAAAGCTAGATAAGTATTTTGTTGGTCCTAAAAAAGTTAGAGGAACTAGGAGAATCACAAAATCTAAACATTTCAACAAAAGTAGAATACAGGTTTACCAGAACCAAAGGAAGCAAATGCAGATAAACCAAAAGAACCTAAAAGAACATAGAATACAAGCAAATCATAAGAAGATTACAAATATTTAGAGGATGAATCTAATCGAGTCAAAAACAATCAAGATAAGTTAGAAGGAAAATCTGAatggaagtacaagtcatctcGTCCTTTAACTCTAATCGTTAGAAGTGAAAGTGATCATTTGAGGataaatcatcaataaaagataccactttgtttggcttactctcatcaattgagcctacctttattgatgaagcattggcAGATAATGGACGGcttcttgcaatgcaagaatagttaaatgaatttaagcggaatgatgtttgggatctaataagaaaattattgaaACCATGTGACTTTTTATAAACAAGctgaacaagaaaaagaaaagaaaagaagtgAAATGGTCAGAAACAAGGCAATATTTGTTGCTTAAGGCTATAGTCAACAAAAAAGGCAAGATTCATATCCTATTTCcttttgctgcaaataatatcagtacattatttcaaatggatgttaaaggtgtttttctaaatggttatataagtgaagaagtccaTGTTAAACAAACCCCAAGTTTTGAAATATCTGAATTTCCAAATCACGTTTTTAAAGTTAGGAAATCtctgtatggtctaaaacaaacacctagggcatggtatgatagacttagtaacttcttgcttaaaaataattgtgaaaaatgacaagtagataatacactttttagaaaatcaataggagattACACTCTTATTATTCaagtttatgttgatgacactatttttggatctactaatggccCTATTTgccaagaattttctaaattgttgcagcttgaatttcaaatgagtatgatgggagaacttaagttcttcttagggataccaATTCAACAACGTCAAAAAGATATATTCATTcattgatagcgtttcagcaagtgtactgaatcgttgcaagtaataataaaacggtagttactaaaattgaacaaaaggttcccaagttgattgaaataatatttaaaattgacagcagtagtaaaattgatcttttataaattgagaaaaatgtcagggatgagtttcacttcgaatccaaccttggtgtctaatttgatcctagttattgaaatcctttattgaattattaccgaattctctttattattcttgccctaatgtcttagtgacagaacctttaattccaaagtaacccctaattccttagtagatttaagattagaattaagcattaccgtatagaaattctcttgtaaattattgctttgcaactaatttaattggtttcatgacctgcacctatgtctagactacaaattcatgaatttctcatctcaagcattcgtaaagtccacttccgtttcaaaatacaaatcgtagaacattttaatgttgatcaagcaataaaaagcattaagcacagagatgagaaaaacaattcaataaactcattcatataactagaaatcaaatcagaaaaataagggtttcatctggttacactcatccctaacaaatagggtttagttactcatgacagagatacaaaagataaggattaaagaagaattacaagaatgattcatggatgattcttgataaaactgcttcaatcgcgttagaaacggccgtctttgagttaaaaagcgcttggcttgcgcttgggcgcgctccagcgctcagcatctgctgtccggcgtatattacatttgtctcctctttcgagtctgaatttggttccagtgtcttcatgaaagttgttgCTATGGAGCATAGCTTTcctttgcacttggtttgaccccaattgaacatctacaactccagatatggctgaaatactctacatatgtcatgttgatttctcaccaaaattcagcactgcactaaaacaaaacgcaatgtaaaattacgacaaattcctacttaatcaacgaaataaaaacaaaaaacattttattaactcaaagaacaaaaatcaacaaaatgtatcaaataaatccttaatttaactgatgattgaggataaataagactaaaacagtgggaaaatatgcatatgatgaagagtcatcacaaccccaaacttaatctattgcttgtccccaagcaacaattaatttcatatttggtcctgttaaatgcacacttaaattcaatttctcaaattacatcaaactcaaatttcaaagttcttgctactgcaaaacattcatcatgctctatggttgttttcaaaaatacagacaacaagatttgtacaccttggcattcattcatcaaattcaactctctcttcacacaatctcaccaaaatttctctcaagtgtttagaaaggtttatgaatttatcactcaaatcctagaacatgcatcacgctaccataggcttgaaaaaattctagttagcaatcacaatgcagtaaacacatacatttttggaggactttcgggttgtaatggggcttaggtaagggtaggacattttaggatagtaggctttaccacttggagttagatAAATAAAACCCTAAGCTGATCATTAATCTAATTGATGGTGACTGGATACTGAGGATCCACAAGCGGCATCAAGCCTCACTGCTTTCGATTACAAATCAAAACTATCGCTATGCCACGTCTTCGACGTCGTTGCAATTCCAGCATGACTCCAAACTCTAATAACCTGAGGCGTAATCCCGatccacaataatgtaaagggtctccaaccgaaattaacaaataacacttggcataatttttatattatcaaatgCTCAAGAGAAACTTTCATCTCAtcatactcctcgaaagggttttcatatgtcaaaaatgcataaacaatgttgaaaaatgaagtttttgacaaactatattgtcgtattcgaatacaacattttcgtagccgaatacaagtcaagtcagtggcaaaaacaacatgttctTATTCGAATACGACGTggaaattttacataaaaactgaacgttacatatgtgtattcgactacacactgCATGTAGCTGAATGCAACTGCTAAATATTGcaggttttttaattttaaaaaggctcTGAATCATTTCCACTTACAATACAAAGTCCATCAATAACtgatagtgtttcagcaagtgtactgaatcgttgcaagtaataataaaacggtagtaccgagtgtcgaactcaaggattgcgttttactattgaattatatttagttactaaagttgaacaaaaagttcccaagttgattgaaataataattaaaattgacagcagtagtaaaattgatcttttataaattgagaaaaatgtcagggatgagtttcacttcgaatccaaccttggtgtctaatttgatcctagttattgaaatcctttattgaattattaccgaattctctttattattcttgccctaatgtcttagtgacagaacctttaattccaaagtaacccctaattccttagtagatttaagattagaattaagcattactttatagaaattctcttgtaaattattgctttgcaactaatttaattggtttcatgacctgcacctatgtctagactacaaattcatgaatttctcatctcaagcaattgtaaagtccacttccgtttcaaaatacaaatcgtaga
It contains:
- the LOC101509377 gene encoding flavonol synthase/flavanone 3-hydroxylase-like isoform X1, which encodes MELLRVQTIAHESKDTTIPAMFVRSETEQPGTTTVKGVKLEVPIIDFSNPNEEKVQNEIMEASQKWGMFQIVNHEIPNDVIKKLQSELPQEEKEIYAKPVGSESIEGYGTNLQKEVNGKKGWVDHLFHIIWPLSSINYRVWPKNPPSYREVNEEYGKYLRGVADTLFKSMSIGLGLEEHELKEAAGGDDMIYRLKINYYPPCPCPDLVLGVPAHTDMSYLTILVPNEVQGLQASRDGQWYDVKYVPNALVIHIGDQIEILSNGNYKAVLHRTTVNKDETRMSWPVFIEPKEDHEVGPHPKLINQDNPPKYKTKKYKDYAYCKLNKIPQ
- the LOC101509377 gene encoding flavonol synthase/flavanone 3-hydroxylase-like isoform X2 gives rise to the protein MELLRVQTIAHESKDTTIPAMFVRSETEQPGTTTVKGVKLEVPIIDFSNPNEEKVQNEIMEASQKWGMFQIVNHEIPNDVIKKLQSELPQEEKEIYAKPVGSESIEGYGTNLQKEVNGKKGWVDHLFHIIWPLSSINYRVWPKNPPSYREVNEEYGKYLRGVADTLFKSMSIGLGLEEHELKEAAGGDDMIYRLKINYYPPCPCPDLVLGVPAHTDMSYLTILVPNEVQGLQASRDGQWYDVKYVPNALVIHIGDQIEAASPPYDHLKINFVFFFFSAVGGRIPEMRRSITFNLILIS